TTTTGGACAATCAAAATCCAAGATTCTTTGGTGAAAAAATTGACGAAGAGCTCCTTGAAAATCACGAGATACATGACCCTCGATTGCAAGAATACTTAAGACAGGTCATATACAATAAATATAGTGTTCAAGATTTGGTTTCATCAATTTCTGAGGTTGGGTTTTTAAAGCTCGACCCCGTTATTGTTGTTTCAGAAAATAATAAATTTAGAGTAGTCGAGGGAAACAGAAGAGTAGCAGCTATAAAGACAATTTTAGGAGATATAAGGCGTAAGGTTCTTTCTGTCTCTAAAAGTGTTGAAGAAAGCTTGAAAGAAATAGAAGTTACTCAATTAGTTAATGATTGTGATGATAGCACTATTTGGATGTTGCAAGGCATTCGACATGTCTCTGGAATAAGAGATTGGGGACCATTTCAACAAGCAGAATTGATAAAAACACTTCAAGTACATCGAGGATTCACTTTTAAGCAAATTGGCTCCATTATTGGACTAAGTCCTCAAAGAGTTTCGACAATCCTGAAAGGATATTATGGTGTCACTCAG
This genomic stretch from Oceanidesulfovibrio indonesiensis harbors:
- a CDS encoding ParB/RepB/Spo0J family partition protein; this encodes MVDISAHVSNNILERKVVSPDLLLLDNQNPRFFGEKIDEELLENHEIHDPRLQEYLRQVIYNKYSVQDLVSSISEVGFLKLDPVIVVSENNKFRVVEGNRRVAAIKTILGDIRRKVLSVSKSVEESLKEIEVTQLVNDCDDSTIWMLQGIRHVSGIRDWGPFQQAELIKTLQVHRGFTFKQIGSIIGLSPQRVSTILKGYYGVTQMMENPDWSSKATPDLFSHFEQAYVRGPIREWLSWNKDSCKYTDTGNLTKFYTWITEANPKVPREKLCSRDIRDKMSIVLENPQAKKLFTQEKVNIDEAFSIATTGKSFSKKLNSLSESFAKTLSTIDNKEALSEEELKFLQKINDELNRIFAQ